One window of the Arthrobacter sp. D5-1 genome contains the following:
- a CDS encoding rhodanese-like domain-containing protein, whose product MSYAGDLTPQDAWAKLEEGAILVDVRTEAEWAHIGIPDTKATENDPLFIQWNLAGGIPNSRFIEDLQQQAPEDDAVELVFICRSGQRSISAAIAATQAGFTAYNVLEGFEGEPDRYGERTVNGWKNRGLPTNLGTE is encoded by the coding sequence ATGAGCTACGCAGGTGACCTGACCCCACAGGACGCGTGGGCCAAGCTCGAAGAAGGCGCGATCCTGGTGGATGTGCGCACCGAGGCCGAGTGGGCCCACATCGGCATCCCGGACACCAAAGCCACCGAGAACGATCCTCTGTTCATCCAGTGGAACCTGGCTGGCGGTATCCCGAACTCCCGCTTTATCGAGGACCTGCAGCAGCAGGCACCCGAGGATGACGCCGTGGAGCTCGTGTTCATCTGCCGTTCCGGCCAGCGCTCCATCTCCGCCGCCATTGCCGCAACACAGGCCGGCTTCACGGCGTACAACGTCCTTGAGGGCTTCGAAGGCGAACCGGACCGCTACGGTGAGCGCACCGTAAACGGCTGGAAGAACCGTGGCCTGCCTACGAATCTGGGGACCGAGTAA
- a CDS encoding O-succinylhomoserine sulfhydrylase, with translation MTFNPDAAGWSPDTQAVRGGLDRTNFQETSEPVFLNSGFVYESAAAAERAFTGEDERFVYSRYGNPSVATFQERLRLLEGTEACFATASGMSAVFTALGALLAAGDRVVAARSLFGSCFVILNEILPRWGVETVFVDGPDLEQWREALSEPTTAVFFESPSNPMQEIVDIAAVSELAHAAGATVVVDNVFATPLLQRCGELGADVIVYSGTKHIDGQGRVLGGAILGTKEFIDGPVKQLMRHTGPSLSAFNAWVLTKGLETIGLRVNHSSASALKIAEWLEQQPAISWVKYPLLTSHPQYELAAKQMKAGGTVLTFELSPSAGRSAKEAAFALLDGLRVIDISNNLGDSKSLITHPATTTHRAMGPEGRAAIGLTDGVVRLSVGLEDVDDLILDLEKALKQV, from the coding sequence GTGACTTTCAATCCCGACGCCGCCGGCTGGAGCCCTGACACCCAGGCCGTTCGCGGTGGCCTTGACCGCACCAATTTTCAGGAAACGTCCGAGCCCGTTTTCCTGAACTCCGGCTTTGTCTACGAATCGGCTGCCGCTGCCGAACGTGCCTTTACCGGCGAGGACGAACGCTTCGTTTACTCCCGCTACGGCAACCCGTCCGTCGCCACGTTCCAGGAGCGGCTGCGGCTGCTCGAAGGAACCGAGGCGTGCTTTGCGACAGCCTCCGGTATGTCCGCGGTCTTCACCGCTTTGGGTGCCTTGCTGGCTGCCGGCGACCGCGTGGTGGCCGCGCGCTCGCTGTTCGGCTCCTGCTTCGTGATCCTCAACGAGATCCTGCCCCGCTGGGGTGTGGAGACGGTGTTCGTTGACGGCCCGGATCTGGAGCAGTGGCGCGAAGCCCTCTCGGAACCGACCACCGCCGTGTTCTTTGAGTCGCCCTCCAATCCGATGCAGGAGATCGTGGACATCGCCGCCGTCAGCGAACTGGCGCATGCCGCCGGGGCGACTGTCGTGGTGGACAATGTCTTCGCCACTCCCCTCCTGCAGCGCTGCGGTGAGCTGGGCGCGGACGTCATCGTGTATTCCGGCACCAAGCACATTGATGGCCAAGGCCGTGTCCTCGGCGGCGCGATCCTGGGCACCAAAGAGTTCATCGATGGTCCCGTCAAGCAACTCATGCGCCATACCGGCCCTTCCCTTTCCGCGTTCAACGCCTGGGTGCTGACCAAGGGTTTGGAGACCATCGGACTGCGGGTGAACCACAGCTCGGCATCCGCTTTGAAGATCGCGGAGTGGCTCGAGCAGCAGCCTGCCATCAGCTGGGTCAAGTACCCGCTGCTCACGTCCCACCCGCAGTACGAGCTTGCCGCGAAGCAGATGAAGGCCGGCGGCACTGTGCTGACCTTCGAGCTGTCTCCTTCGGCCGGGCGCTCAGCCAAAGAGGCCGCCTTCGCCTTGCTCGATGGCCTCCGCGTCATTGACATCTCCAACAACCTGGGCGATTCCAAATCCCTCATCACCCACCCCGCCACCACCACCCACCGGGCCATGGGGCCTGAGGGCCGGGCCGCGATCGGACTCACCGACGGTGTGGTCCGCTTGTCGGTAGGACTGGAAGACGTGGACGATCTCATCCTGGATCTGGAGAAGGCCCTCAAACAGGTCTAA